In the genome of Syntrophorhabdaceae bacterium, one region contains:
- a CDS encoding carboxymuconolactone decarboxylase family protein: MLKLVKNNGGERNMDMDAIKKRTQETAKRLFGKGIKMDPPYIMWKEFDRDLANDLSMFITGNLYSRTVLTLPERQMVACAMLAALGASEELRLHVNAALNVGCDPKKLAEVFFQLAPYGGMPLVNKALEVYRDVLKERGEWEKFKGAP; the protein is encoded by the coding sequence ATGTTAAAACTTGTGAAAAATAATGGAGGAGAGAGAAATATGGATATGGATGCCATAAAAAAGAGGACGCAGGAGACGGCAAAAAGATTGTTCGGAAAAGGCATAAAGATGGACCCACCTTATATTATGTGGAAGGAATTCGATAGAGACCTTGCCAATGACCTCTCCATGTTTATAACAGGTAATCTATATTCAAGGACAGTCTTGACTTTGCCTGAGAGACAGATGGTGGCCTGTGCTATGCTGGCAGCCCTTGGTGCCTCTGAAGAGCTAAGGCTTCATGTGAACGCAGCCTTGAATGTGGGGTGTGATCCAAAAAAACTGGCAGAGGTATTCTTCCAGCTTGCACCTTATGGAGGTATGCCTTTAGTTAATAAGGCCTTAGAGGTCTACAGGGATGTTCTTAAAGAAAGGGGTGAGTGGGAGAAATTTAAAGGCGCACCGTAA